CGATCTCGGTGACGTGCGCGCGGCGGGCGGCATCGAGGATCTCGTCGCGGGAGGCGTCCTCCCTCCCCAGCGCGATGTTCGCCCACAGCGTGTCGTCGAACAGGTACACGTCCTGGAAAATCATGGAAACGTGCTCGTAAAGATCTTCGGTCGCCATATCGCGCACATCGACCCCGCCGATGCGCACCGCTCCCCCGTCGACGTCCCACAGGCGCGCGATGAGCCGCATGAGCGTCGTCTTGCCCGAACCCGATGCCCCCACCAGTGCCGTGGAGGAGCGGTCCCCGATGCGGGCGCTGACGCCGTCGAGGACGAGGGGGGCGTCGTCGCCGGTCCCGTAGCCGAAGGTGACGTCGTCGAACTCGATGTCGGCGGTCGGCGGGAACGGCGTCGGCTGAGCCGGCTCCGGCATGGTCGGGGTCTCCAACAGCTCGCGCACGTCGTCGATCTCGGCCTCGGACTGGTGCAGCGCGGTCTGCAGCGACGACACGATCCGCAACGGACCGGCCGACAGGGTGACCAGGCCGACGAGAACCACCGCGCGAACGGGATCGGAACCGCCCGCGGCGGTCCACACCGCCAGCGCCGCGACGCAGCCCAGCACCGTCTGGATGACGAACCCCTGAAGCACCATCCCTCCCAGGGACAGCCACAGGGCGCTGCGGCCGGCGGCCCGCTGCTTTTCGACGGCCCGCGTCAGCGGCGGATAGTCGTCGGCGATGCCCGCGGCGCGCAGCACCTCCTGGCGACCGGCGAATTCCAGCAACCGCAGGTCGGTATCGGTGCGCACCCTGCGCACGCGCTCTTCACCGGCGGATTCCCACTTCGACGCCAACCCCGACGTCAACCACAGGACGGGAGCGGCGACGATCATCGCGAGGCCGATCCGCCAGTCGATGAACAGGGTGAGGATCGCAATGGTCGCCGGCATGGCGATATGGCCCACCAACGGCACCAGGACGTCCATCGCCGCCGTCGCCACGAACATGGTCCCGCGCACGGCGGTGTGCGAGGCGCGGCCCTGCGTCTCGGGACTGAACCAGCTCAGCGGCAGGTGCACCAGACGGCCGCCGAGACCCCGGTGCATCGACCGGATGATCCCGAGGGATCCGGCGACCCCGGACCAGGTGGCCACGCCGACGAGCACCGCATGGATCAGCCACACGACGGCGAGGACGATCAGAGCCCGCACCGCGTCCGACCAGTCGCCGCGGAACACCGCGGTGAGCACCGGGATGATGCACAGGACGGTGACGCCCTGGGCGATGCCGGACAGCAGCCCCAAGATCACCGAACGGATGAGGAGGGTCCGGTCCGCGCCCCCGGACAGGGCAATAAGTGCGCGTATCATTCCATGTCCTTCCACATGCGGGCGTAGAGCCCGTCTTCGGCGAGAAGTTCATCGTGGGTGCCCTGCTCGACCAGCCGCCCGCCGTCCATGACCAGAATGCGGTCCGCATCCTTGACGGTCGTCAGCCGATGGGCGATGACCAGGACGGCGCGCCCGGCGGTGAGCCGGTTCAGCCCCTCCTGCACGGCGGCCTCCGATTCGGGGTCGGTCGCCGACGTCGCCTCGTCGAGCACCAGCACCGGGGTATCGGCGAGCAGGGTGCGGGCGATCGCCACACGCTGCGCCTCGCCGCCGGAAAGACGCGCGTCCTGCCCGACCACCGAGTCGTAGCCGCGCGGCAGCTCCTCGATGCGGTCGTGGATGTTGGCGGCACGGGCGGCATCGCGGACCTGGTCGTCGGTCGCGTCGGGGACGGCGAGGCGGATGTTGTCCGCGATGCTGATCGACAGCAGCTGCGGATCCTGGAACACCGTCCCCACGGTCCGGCGCATCACTTCCGGATCAATGTCGCGCACGTCCACTCCGCCGATGCGCACGGTGCCGGAGTCGGGGTCGCGGAAACG
This genomic stretch from Corynebacterium hansenii harbors:
- a CDS encoding ABC transporter ATP-binding protein, giving the protein MIRALIALSGGADRTLLIRSVILGLLSGIAQGVTVLCIIPVLTAVFRGDWSDAVRALIVLAVVWLIHAVLVGVATWSGVAGSLGIIRSMHRGLGGRLVHLPLSWFSPETQGRASHTAVRGTMFVATAAMDVLVPLVGHIAMPATIAILTLFIDWRIGLAMIVAAPVLWLTSGLASKWESAGEERVRRVRTDTDLRLLEFAGRQEVLRAAGIADDYPPLTRAVEKQRAAGRSALWLSLGGMVLQGFVIQTVLGCVAALAVWTAAGGSDPVRAVVLVGLVTLSAGPLRIVSSLQTALHQSEAEIDDVRELLETPTMPEPAQPTPFPPTADIEFDDVTFGYGTGDDAPLVLDGVSARIGDRSSTALVGASGSGKTTLMRLIARLWDVDGGAVRIGGVDVRDMATEDLYEHVSMIFQDVYLFDDTLWANIALGREDASRDEILDAARRAHVTEIADRLPDGWRTRVGEGGQLLSGGERQRVSIARALLRRAPVVLCDEPSSALDPSTRRAVTAALDDLSRDATVVVIAHQLETIRGADRILLLADGRIAASGTHDELAASDERYRRFWSLREDAGHWNIGVERQG